In Halorubrum sp. PV6, a single window of DNA contains:
- a CDS encoding class II aldolase/adducin family protein, giving the protein MTRDDASPADPDLLRDAREAVVAYAPALADLTPGRTGNLSVRDGDHVAVTPTGVPYDSFDATDVPVVSLDGERLAGRMAPSSEVPMHTGIYKHDRPGAIVHTHSPWATTMATLHQKLPPIHYMIAAVGREVPLADYAPYGTEELAANVVAAMGEADADAAILANHGLVVTGPDVETAVENTRHVEDICRLYLRSSAVGEPHVLSDEQMATVEERFESYGQQPGDDEN; this is encoded by the coding sequence GTGACCCGCGACGACGCGTCGCCCGCCGATCCGGACCTCCTCCGCGACGCCCGCGAGGCCGTGGTGGCGTACGCGCCGGCGCTCGCGGACCTGACGCCCGGCCGGACCGGGAACCTGAGCGTCCGCGATGGTGATCATGTCGCCGTGACTCCCACCGGCGTCCCGTACGACTCCTTCGACGCGACCGACGTGCCGGTCGTCTCGCTGGACGGCGAACGGCTCGCCGGGCGGATGGCGCCGTCGAGCGAGGTGCCGATGCACACGGGTATTTATAAACACGACCGGCCGGGCGCGATCGTCCACACCCACTCGCCGTGGGCGACCACGATGGCGACGCTCCACCAGAAACTCCCCCCGATTCACTACATGATCGCCGCCGTGGGCCGGGAGGTCCCGCTGGCCGACTACGCGCCGTACGGCACCGAAGAACTCGCCGCGAACGTCGTGGCCGCGATGGGCGAGGCGGACGCCGACGCCGCGATCCTCGCCAATCACGGGCTCGTCGTCACCGGGCCGGACGTCGAGACGGCCGTCGAGAACACCCGCCACGTCGAGGACATCTGTCGGCTCTACCTCCGGTCGTCGGCGGTCGGCGAGCCGCACGTCCTCTCGGACGAGCAGATGGCGACCGTCGAAGAGCGGTTCGAGAGCTACGGGCAACAGCCGGGCGACGACGAGAACTGA
- a CDS encoding carbohydrate kinase family protein — translation MSGGDGDPPDDWDEEVAEWDEEVAEWETDGERDREPEPADDDPDIEPDAADRVPKVVSAGHINWDVTIHVGELPEPDGETRIDLLEQSGGGSAANVAVGLVGLGGQSVVYGSVGGDESGALALRELASAGVDPGQVLVDADEPTSVKYAIVDGSGELLMLANDGANESFTAAELDRDTLAAADHLHLTGQQPGTAAALATAAGEAETTRSFDPGRRIGDRSFEAALHATDLLFVNAREADALADATDIDPWEPDDRVVAIKLGAEGATVRTPHGDVSHPGFEVDAVDTVGAGDAFAAGFLGAALRDPEISDGGFSHDPRDYQVPLLVGNACGAIAAETVTARADLTWDRVRSMMGESPESDLLVEIRV, via the coding sequence ATGAGCGGTGGCGACGGTGACCCCCCCGACGACTGGGACGAGGAGGTCGCTGAGTGGGACGAGGAGGTCGCTGAGTGGGAGACCGACGGGGAGCGAGACCGGGAGCCGGAGCCGGCCGACGACGACCCCGACATCGAGCCGGACGCCGCGGACCGCGTCCCGAAGGTGGTGTCGGCCGGCCACATCAACTGGGACGTGACGATCCACGTCGGCGAGCTCCCGGAGCCGGACGGCGAGACCCGGATCGACCTGCTCGAACAGTCGGGCGGCGGCAGCGCCGCGAACGTCGCGGTCGGGCTCGTCGGCCTCGGCGGCCAGTCGGTCGTCTACGGGAGCGTCGGCGGCGACGAGTCGGGAGCGTTAGCGCTCCGCGAACTCGCGAGCGCCGGCGTCGATCCGGGGCAAGTCCTCGTCGACGCCGACGAGCCCACGTCGGTGAAGTACGCGATAGTCGACGGGAGCGGAGAGCTGCTCATGCTGGCGAATGACGGCGCAAACGAGTCGTTCACCGCGGCCGAACTCGACCGCGACACGCTGGCGGCGGCCGACCACCTCCACCTCACCGGCCAGCAGCCGGGGACCGCGGCCGCGCTCGCGACCGCCGCGGGCGAGGCGGAGACGACCCGGAGCTTCGATCCGGGGCGCCGCATCGGCGACCGTTCGTTCGAGGCCGCGCTCCACGCCACGGATCTGCTGTTCGTGAACGCCAGGGAGGCGGACGCGCTCGCCGACGCGACCGACATCGACCCGTGGGAGCCCGACGACCGCGTCGTCGCGATCAAACTCGGCGCGGAGGGCGCGACGGTCCGGACGCCGCACGGCGACGTCTCGCATCCGGGGTTCGAGGTCGACGCGGTCGACACGGTCGGCGCGGGCGACGCGTTCGCCGCCGGGTTCCTCGGCGCCGCGCTCAGAGACCCCGAGATCAGCGACGGGGGCTTCTCACACGACCCTCGCGACTACCAGGTGCCGCTGCTCGTCGGCAACGCCTGCGGCGCGATCGCGGCGGAGACGGTGACCGCCCGCGCGGACCTGACGTGGGACCGCGTCCGCTCGATGATGGGCGAGTCGCCCGAGTCGGACCTGCTGGTCGAGATCCGAGTGTGA
- a CDS encoding 50S ribosomal protein L21e, with product MPSSNGPQKATRDKLSNKPRDRGTSPPQRAIQEFDEGSQVHLKIDPSVQKGRFHPRFDGRTGTVVGKQGAAFKVEISDGGKAKTLIVAAAHMSAQQN from the coding sequence ATGCCGAGTTCCAATGGCCCCCAGAAGGCGACTCGCGACAAGCTCTCGAATAAACCCCGCGACCGCGGCACGTCGCCGCCGCAGCGAGCGATCCAGGAGTTCGACGAGGGGTCGCAGGTCCACCTCAAGATCGACCCCAGCGTCCAGAAGGGTCGCTTCCACCCCCGCTTCGACGGCCGCACCGGCACGGTGGTCGGCAAGCAGGGCGCCGCGTTCAAAGTCGAAATCTCGGACGGCGGGAAGGCGAAGACGCTCATCGTCGCCGCCGCCCACATGAGCGCACAGCAGAACTGA
- a CDS encoding HAD family hydrolase codes for MSYEAVCFDLDNTLYPYAPCNEAGKRAALEAFRERGYEMDREAFDELYATARREAKREVRGTAASHSRHIYFSRALERHADEHDAADALAIGDAYWEGYASEMSLCDGVERVFDSLAAAGVEVAVVTNLTTRVQLQKLSRLAIDDRIDRLVTSEAVGREKPSALPFTTALAAFDRRPSEALMVGDNADADVAGANAVGMDTALFVADGETPAREDLPDHQQPDYRLDAFAELTEVAA; via the coding sequence ATGAGCTACGAGGCGGTGTGCTTTGACCTCGATAACACCCTGTACCCGTACGCCCCCTGCAACGAGGCGGGCAAGCGGGCCGCGCTCGAAGCGTTCCGCGAGCGAGGGTACGAGATGGACCGCGAGGCGTTCGACGAGCTGTACGCGACCGCACGACGAGAGGCAAAACGAGAGGTGCGCGGGACCGCCGCGTCTCACAGCCGCCACATCTACTTTTCGCGCGCACTGGAGCGTCACGCCGACGAACACGACGCTGCCGACGCGCTGGCGATCGGCGACGCCTACTGGGAGGGGTACGCGAGCGAGATGTCGCTCTGTGACGGCGTCGAGCGCGTCTTCGACTCACTCGCCGCGGCGGGCGTCGAAGTCGCCGTCGTGACCAACCTCACCACGCGCGTCCAGCTGCAGAAGCTCTCGCGGCTCGCGATCGACGACCGGATCGACCGGCTTGTCACCTCCGAGGCGGTGGGCAGAGAGAAGCCGAGCGCGCTCCCCTTCACGACCGCGCTCGCGGCGTTCGACCGCCGGCCGAGCGAGGCGCTCATGGTCGGGGACAACGCCGACGCCGACGTGGCCGGGGCGAACGCGGTCGGGATGGACACCGCGCTGTTCGTCGCCGACGGCGAGACGCCGGCCCGCGAGGACCTCCCGGACCACCAGCAGCCGGACTACCGGCTCGACGCGTTCGCCGAGCTGACGGAGGTGGCGGCGTGA
- a CDS encoding CheF family chemotaxis protein codes for MSGGSGEYKVADTQARFAVAVRDGRKVSDVSWTPGRVLLSNRRLILAGNDGKRTVPLSKLQGLGGRHDANQSVARVSNYVSFDLGDQVLLVAASDHESFELNVYRALLDQRTVTAKHPAIEGGVVQETQWEQARVKIDENGLNAALESGAFVKFDLDDISGLDAAKRTVNGDKKPVIEVSHTDDEGTSIETHLAGDPNRMRFVEAWLRKGEERSSTNVDLSSRDREVLMALYSGVSPFEIPSFLGMDVDAVEETFERLVELEVVEEVRVRREVALNSRGRNIASEAMNEQ; via the coding sequence ATGTCGGGCGGAAGCGGCGAGTACAAGGTCGCCGACACGCAGGCGCGGTTCGCGGTCGCCGTCCGCGACGGGCGGAAGGTGAGCGACGTCTCGTGGACGCCGGGCCGCGTGCTCCTGTCGAACCGCCGGCTGATACTGGCCGGCAACGACGGGAAGCGCACGGTTCCGCTCTCGAAGCTCCAAGGGCTCGGGGGGCGGCACGACGCCAACCAGTCGGTCGCGCGCGTGTCGAACTACGTCAGCTTCGACCTCGGCGATCAGGTGCTGCTCGTGGCCGCCTCGGACCACGAGTCGTTCGAACTCAACGTCTACCGGGCGCTGCTCGACCAGCGGACCGTGACCGCGAAACACCCCGCGATCGAGGGCGGCGTCGTCCAGGAGACCCAGTGGGAGCAAGCGCGGGTGAAGATCGACGAGAACGGGCTCAACGCCGCCCTCGAAAGCGGCGCGTTCGTGAAGTTCGACCTCGACGACATCAGCGGGCTCGACGCCGCGAAACGCACCGTCAACGGCGACAAGAAGCCGGTGATCGAGGTCTCACACACCGACGACGAGGGGACGAGCATCGAGACCCACCTCGCCGGCGACCCCAACCGGATGCGGTTCGTCGAGGCGTGGCTCCGGAAGGGAGAGGAGCGCTCGTCGACGAACGTCGACCTCTCCAGCCGCGACAGGGAGGTGTTGATGGCGCTGTACTCCGGGGTCTCGCCGTTCGAGATCCCGTCGTTCCTCGGGATGGACGTCGACGCCGTCGAGGAGACGTTCGAACGGCTCGTCGAACTCGAAGTGGTCGAGGAGGTGCGCGTGCGCCGCGAGGTGGCGCTCAACTCCCGCGGCCGCAACATCGCCAGCGAGGCGATGAACGAACAGTAG
- a CDS encoding RNA polymerase Rpb4 family protein — MTIFKEKLDEEYVTTSEAKEILVDIEAERADDEDRDLRYELARAIEHVNRFAHLDAEESRELVEELTELDQIDVPTAVKIADLLPEDRTELRSVFAQERYSLDGDELDDVLDIVAKYA; from the coding sequence ATGACGATATTCAAAGAGAAGCTCGACGAGGAGTACGTCACCACCTCCGAAGCGAAGGAGATCCTCGTGGATATCGAGGCGGAGCGCGCGGACGACGAGGACCGTGACCTCCGCTACGAGCTCGCCCGCGCGATCGAACACGTCAACCGGTTCGCCCACCTCGACGCCGAGGAGTCCCGCGAACTCGTCGAGGAGCTGACCGAACTCGACCAGATCGACGTGCCGACCGCGGTGAAGATCGCCGACCTCCTCCCCGAGGACCGAACCGAACTGCGCTCGGTGTTCGCACAGGAGCGCTACTCGCTCGACGGCGACGAACTCGACGACGTACTCGACATCGTCGCGAAGTACGCCTGA
- a CDS encoding DUF255 domain-containing protein, whose product MTDETHVEWRDWGADAFAEADERGCPVLLSLSATWCEGCHEMDAITYAEPRIAANVNEGFVPVRVDVDRNPRVRERYNMGGFPTTAFLTPEGELLTGAGYLDVDGMRQVLESVRQMWADKGRSAGRIPRALDGDLPPSGTLTDAVESHLAGQIEVKYDENNAGWGTDAKFPLPRTVEFALKRDRDRALRTLDAVRDHLADDVAGGFFRFAGTPDWGDVAYEKSIDTNAAVTRAFANAYLYTGDEAYLEPATDAVAFLTDDLWTGYGVGGSVGPGLGRAYYAAAAADRDDLDAPRRDLTVFAGGNALAADALLAVAAYTDAERAREYAERILGELERDLIDVDSGAVTHYRGSDADGETDLLADAARVVGAYTRAAGVLGEGAAVARAVADRAIDRLHVDGSFVDGPRSGAGLLDRPFRPLDGNVEMATALLDLAALTGEERYEAVARETAESFAGATERLSVQVAGYGSLVGRLLRGTTVVAVGDEPGSDLHRAAWRVADHEKVVVPNAHRADAPAPRSVPAGSAVVLAGDAVSEPAETPAELMTRVETTIQ is encoded by the coding sequence ATGACCGACGAGACGCACGTCGAGTGGCGCGACTGGGGCGCCGACGCCTTCGCCGAGGCCGACGAGCGGGGCTGCCCGGTGCTGCTCTCGCTGTCCGCCACGTGGTGTGAGGGGTGTCACGAGATGGACGCGATCACCTACGCGGAGCCGCGGATCGCCGCCAACGTCAACGAGGGGTTCGTCCCCGTCCGCGTCGACGTCGACCGCAACCCACGGGTGCGCGAGCGGTACAACATGGGCGGGTTCCCGACGACCGCCTTCCTCACGCCCGAGGGCGAACTGCTCACCGGCGCGGGCTACCTCGACGTCGACGGGATGCGCCAGGTCCTCGAATCGGTCCGGCAGATGTGGGCCGACAAGGGGCGCTCCGCGGGCCGGATCCCGCGCGCGCTCGACGGCGACCTCCCGCCGAGCGGGACGCTGACCGACGCGGTAGAGAGCCACCTCGCCGGCCAGATCGAGGTGAAGTACGACGAGAACAACGCCGGGTGGGGAACCGACGCGAAGTTCCCGCTCCCCCGAACCGTCGAGTTCGCGCTGAAGCGCGACCGCGACCGCGCCCTCCGGACCCTCGACGCGGTCCGCGACCACCTCGCCGACGACGTGGCGGGCGGGTTCTTCCGATTTGCGGGGACGCCGGACTGGGGCGACGTGGCCTACGAGAAGTCGATCGACACGAACGCGGCCGTCACGAGGGCGTTCGCGAACGCCTACCTCTACACCGGCGACGAGGCGTACCTCGAACCGGCGACCGACGCGGTGGCGTTCCTTACCGACGACCTCTGGACCGGCTACGGCGTCGGCGGCAGCGTCGGGCCGGGCCTCGGCAGGGCCTACTACGCGGCCGCCGCCGCGGACCGCGACGACCTCGACGCGCCGCGCCGGGACCTCACCGTCTTCGCCGGCGGGAACGCGCTCGCGGCCGACGCCCTGCTCGCGGTCGCCGCCTACACCGACGCCGAGCGCGCCCGCGAGTACGCAGAGCGGATCCTCGGCGAGTTGGAACGCGATCTGATCGACGTCGACTCCGGAGCGGTGACGCACTACCGCGGGAGCGACGCGGACGGCGAGACGGACCTGTTGGCCGACGCCGCTCGCGTGGTGGGTGCGTACACCCGCGCCGCGGGCGTGCTCGGAGAGGGAGCCGCCGTCGCCCGCGCGGTCGCCGACCGGGCGATCGATCGGCTGCACGTCGACGGCTCCTTCGTCGACGGCCCGCGTTCGGGCGCGGGACTGCTGGATCGCCCGTTCAGGCCGCTCGACGGCAACGTCGAGATGGCGACCGCGCTCCTCGATCTGGCGGCGCTGACGGGCGAGGAGCGGTACGAGGCCGTCGCCCGCGAGACCGCCGAGTCGTTCGCCGGCGCGACCGAGCGCCTGAGCGTGCAGGTCGCGGGGTACGGCAGCCTCGTCGGCCGACTGCTTCGCGGCACCACCGTGGTCGCCGTCGGCGACGAGCCGGGGAGCGACCTGCACCGCGCCGCGTGGCGAGTCGCCGACCACGAGAAGGTCGTCGTGCCGAACGCGCACCGAGCGGACGCGCCCGCGCCGCGGTCGGTCCCCGCGGGCTCGGCCGTGGTGCTCGCCGGAGACGCCGTCTCCGAGCCCGCAGAAACACCCGCCGAGTTGATGACGCGGGTCGAGACGACGATCCAATAG
- the mptA gene encoding GTP cyclohydrolase MptA, with amino-acid sequence MSHQLPDVQASAPDVSVGLSQVGVTGVEKLVKLARGDKRPIVLMAEFEVFVDLPGGRKGIDMSRNLATVDEILEDITREEAYRVEDVCGDAAERLLEKHDYTTTAEVSMSAELVTREDTPASEIETQSTATIVASATATDAGTREEIGAEVTGMTVCPCSQGMSESRARDKLAELGVDDETTEEFLDAVPQPGHSQRGHATLTVTTDGHPDIDLRDLIDVARDSMSARIYNMAKRPDEDHMTYEAHADAKFVEDCVRALAEGTVEEFDHLPDDAVIHMKQSNDESIHQHNAHAEREVTMGDLRDELNAEH; translated from the coding sequence ATGAGTCATCAGCTGCCAGACGTTCAGGCGTCGGCGCCGGACGTCTCTGTCGGGCTGTCGCAGGTGGGCGTCACCGGCGTCGAGAAACTCGTCAAACTCGCTCGCGGCGACAAACGCCCCATCGTCCTCATGGCCGAGTTCGAGGTGTTCGTCGATCTCCCCGGCGGCCGCAAGGGGATCGACATGTCGCGGAACCTCGCGACGGTCGACGAGATCCTCGAAGACATCACCCGCGAGGAGGCGTATCGCGTCGAAGACGTCTGTGGCGACGCCGCCGAGCGACTCTTAGAGAAACACGACTACACGACCACCGCCGAGGTGTCGATGTCGGCCGAGCTCGTCACCCGCGAGGACACGCCGGCGTCCGAAATCGAGACCCAGAGCACGGCGACCATCGTGGCCAGCGCCACGGCGACGGACGCGGGCACCCGCGAGGAGATCGGCGCCGAGGTCACCGGTATGACGGTCTGTCCCTGCTCGCAGGGGATGAGCGAGTCCCGCGCCCGCGACAAACTCGCCGAACTCGGCGTCGACGACGAGACGACGGAAGAGTTCTTAGACGCCGTCCCGCAGCCGGGCCACTCACAGCGCGGCCACGCGACGCTCACCGTCACCACCGACGGCCACCCCGACATCGACCTCCGCGACCTGATCGACGTCGCTCGCGACTCGATGAGCGCGCGGATCTACAACATGGCGAAGCGCCCGGACGAAGACCACATGACCTACGAGGCACACGCCGACGCGAAGTTCGTCGAGGACTGCGTCCGCGCGCTGGCCGAGGGCACCGTCGAGGAGTTCGATCACCTCCCGGACGACGCCGTGATCCACATGAAACAGTCGAACGACGAGTCGATCCACCAGCACAACGCCCACGCCGAGCGCGAGGTCACGATGGGCGACCTGCGAGACGAACTGAACGCCGAGCACTGA
- a CDS encoding ribose 1,5-bisphosphate isomerase codes for MTETEPAVPVRETAESIATMEIRGAATIAAAAAEALAEQAREAAAADGTASDPEAFRASMRAAGRTLRETRPTAVSLPNALRYVLQRMEGETVEELRRSVVDASEAFVDQLDRAQDDLGQVGANRLADGDTVMTHCHSTDALACIEAAVEQGKSISAVVKETRPRQQGHITAEQLRDAGVPVTLIVDSAARRYLDEVDHVVVGADSIAADGGVINKIGTSGLAVNARERGVPIMTAAQTIKLHPETLTGHTVEIEMRDEAEVIAAADREEVGEIAVENPAFDVTPPRYMDAIVTEHGQFPPESIVTLMRELFGEGAAEPWAEP; via the coding sequence ATGACCGAGACGGAGCCGGCGGTCCCGGTTCGAGAGACCGCCGAATCGATCGCGACGATGGAGATCCGCGGCGCGGCGACCATCGCGGCCGCCGCCGCGGAAGCGCTCGCCGAGCAGGCCCGCGAGGCCGCGGCCGCCGACGGGACCGCAAGCGACCCCGAGGCGTTCCGCGCGTCGATGCGCGCGGCCGGGCGGACCCTCCGCGAGACCCGACCGACGGCCGTCTCGCTGCCGAACGCCCTCCGGTACGTGCTTCAGCGGATGGAGGGAGAGACGGTCGAGGAGCTGCGCCGCAGCGTCGTCGACGCGAGCGAGGCGTTCGTTGACCAGTTAGATCGCGCACAGGACGACTTGGGACAGGTCGGCGCGAACCGCCTCGCCGACGGCGACACGGTGATGACGCACTGTCACTCGACCGACGCCCTGGCGTGTATCGAGGCGGCCGTCGAGCAGGGGAAATCGATATCGGCGGTCGTCAAGGAGACGCGCCCGCGCCAGCAGGGGCACATCACGGCCGAGCAGCTCCGCGACGCCGGGGTGCCGGTCACCCTGATCGTCGACTCCGCCGCGCGGCGGTACCTCGACGAGGTCGACCACGTCGTCGTCGGCGCCGACTCCATCGCCGCTGACGGCGGCGTCATCAACAAGATCGGCACCTCGGGGCTCGCGGTCAACGCCCGCGAGCGCGGCGTCCCGATCATGACCGCGGCCCAGACGATCAAGCTCCACCCGGAGACGCTGACGGGCCACACCGTCGAGATCGAGATGCGCGACGAGGCGGAGGTGATAGCCGCCGCCGACCGCGAGGAGGTCGGCGAGATCGCCGTCGAGAACCCCGCGTTCGACGTGACGCCGCCGCGGTACATGGACGCCATCGTCACCGAGCACGGGCAGTTCCCGCCGGAGAGTATCGTGACGCTGATGCGCGAGCTGTTCGGCGAGGGCGCCGCCGAGCCGTGGGCCGAGCCATGA
- a CDS encoding protein-glutamate O-methyltransferase CheR, with protein sequence MSGESETPFEGVLRQIDDTVPFEPGYYNESYLDRRITARMRRRDTESHAEYERLLREDSDEREALMDALTINVTEFFRNPEMWDVLRDVLRERTSEQRRVRVWSAPSADGREPYSVAMLACDDPEIDESRVEVLGSDISEEALDSARTGTYHTTRTTDIAEELAPLSDPDRYVERNEDTFQVRPAVQRLVTFETHDLIRDGARDPFDVVLCRNLLIYIDVDHKGALFDTLEASLVEDGVLVLGMTESVPPDRSDRYEPIDKRRRVFRRV encoded by the coding sequence ATGAGCGGCGAGAGCGAGACCCCGTTCGAGGGAGTCCTCAGACAGATCGACGACACCGTCCCGTTCGAACCGGGGTACTACAACGAGTCGTACCTCGACCGGCGGATCACCGCTCGGATGCGGCGGCGCGACACCGAGTCGCACGCCGAGTACGAGCGCCTGCTCCGGGAGGACAGCGACGAGCGCGAGGCGCTGATGGACGCGCTCACGATCAACGTGACGGAGTTCTTCCGGAACCCGGAGATGTGGGACGTGCTCCGCGACGTGCTCCGCGAGCGAACGAGCGAGCAGCGCCGAGTCCGCGTCTGGTCGGCGCCGTCGGCTGACGGTCGGGAGCCGTACTCCGTCGCGATGCTGGCCTGTGACGACCCCGAGATCGACGAGTCGCGCGTCGAGGTGCTCGGCTCGGACATCAGCGAGGAGGCGCTCGACAGCGCCCGAACCGGCACGTACCACACCACTCGGACGACCGACATCGCCGAGGAGTTGGCGCCGCTCTCGGACCCCGACCGCTACGTGGAGCGCAACGAGGACACCTTTCAGGTCCGGCCGGCGGTCCAGCGGCTCGTGACCTTCGAGACGCACGACCTGATCCGGGACGGCGCGCGCGACCCCTTCGACGTGGTGCTGTGTCGGAACCTGTTGATCTACATCGACGTCGACCACAAGGGGGCGCTTTTCGACACGCTGGAGGCGTCGCTCGTCGAGGACGGCGTCCTCGTCCTCGGGATGACCGAGAGCGTCCCCCCGGACCGCTCGGACAGATACGAGCCGATAGACAAGCGGCGGCGGGTGTTTCGGAGGGTCTGA
- a CDS encoding TrmB family transcriptional regulator translates to MASLRDLGLSEYEARAYRALLRTGPTTAKDLSRASEVPMGRVYDVLNSLEQHNLVRSQAASRPKKYVAVEPDAALDRLLEEKKAELETQAEQYEAVVEDLSTELDAGEPVDGQFWTAAVGAEDATDLLLERIAAAERRMVVVAGAPATGFDLGTIGEQVTDELEAALDRGVEIRVLLSPGTVDALPRSVGRRYTADLSDMPGFEVRTTAGVDGTFSVFDGVEVCIEVPHPLSGDEPFAMIDVKDAEFAASVKDQFEPQWEDAEPLTFG, encoded by the coding sequence ATGGCATCTCTCCGCGACCTGGGCCTGTCCGAGTACGAGGCCCGCGCGTACCGCGCGCTCTTACGGACCGGGCCGACCACGGCGAAGGACCTCTCGCGAGCGAGCGAGGTCCCGATGGGCCGGGTGTACGACGTGCTCAACAGTTTAGAACAGCACAACCTCGTTCGGAGCCAGGCCGCCAGCCGGCCGAAAAAGTACGTCGCGGTGGAGCCGGACGCCGCCCTCGACCGGCTGTTAGAGGAGAAGAAGGCGGAGTTAGAGACGCAGGCGGAGCAGTACGAGGCCGTCGTCGAGGACCTCTCGACGGAGCTCGACGCGGGCGAGCCGGTCGACGGGCAGTTCTGGACCGCGGCCGTCGGCGCGGAGGACGCCACCGACCTCCTCTTAGAGCGTATCGCGGCCGCCGAGCGGCGGATGGTCGTCGTCGCCGGCGCGCCCGCGACCGGGTTCGACCTCGGGACGATCGGCGAGCAGGTGACCGACGAGTTGGAGGCGGCCTTAGACCGCGGCGTCGAGATACGCGTGCTGTTGTCGCCGGGGACCGTGGACGCGCTGCCGCGCAGCGTCGGACGCCGATACACCGCGGATCTCTCCGACATGCCGGGGTTCGAAGTGCGCACCACCGCCGGCGTCGACGGGACCTTCTCCGTGTTCGACGGCGTCGAGGTGTGCATCGAGGTGCCACACCCCCTCTCCGGGGACGAGCCGTTCGCGATGATCGACGTGAAGGACGCGGAGTTCGCGGCGAGCGTCAAAGACCAGTTCGAGCCGCAGTGGGAGGACGCCGAGCCGCTGACGTTCGGGTGA
- a CDS encoding HEAT repeat domain-containing protein, whose protein sequence is MSLYQHARDGNAERLRDAMGSDSPAVRKRGAEFLGEVADPSDQASIDVLLRAATSDDDPEVRGAAVDALDEVGEGALEQLLSELTGTSQSEAEWVTARKFARALQADRPELRMAAAKALGRLDDASGLQHLIEALTDEDPRVRLRACQACGTFADPRAVPGLSERLESDGELKVRRSAANALANVGTDQALAPLLGLLEESDESLRRIAAGALGKANNPEPVEPLARALGDESAVVRNAAVYSIIELLSNVPTQQSHAVRDRVVSELKQADDETVVEPLVEILTDGQQNRQRRNAAWILGRVAEPDSALAVEALADALADEDPQAAQFAATSLKSLGGPIVEDRLLDRLGTEHPEDARAKAVFVLGQIGGQETLNRLEEFTDDDSSAVRKRVFSAVSKLRAGGP, encoded by the coding sequence ATGTCGCTGTACCAGCACGCCCGAGACGGGAACGCCGAGCGTCTCAGGGACGCCATGGGCAGCGACAGCCCCGCGGTCCGGAAGCGCGGCGCCGAGTTCCTCGGCGAGGTCGCCGACCCGAGCGACCAGGCGTCCATCGACGTGCTCTTGCGCGCTGCGACCAGCGACGACGACCCGGAGGTCCGCGGGGCCGCGGTCGACGCCCTCGACGAAGTCGGCGAGGGCGCGCTCGAACAGCTGCTCTCCGAGCTCACGGGCACGAGCCAGTCGGAGGCCGAGTGGGTCACCGCCCGGAAGTTCGCCCGCGCGCTGCAGGCCGACCGCCCGGAGCTCCGGATGGCCGCCGCCAAGGCGCTCGGGCGGCTCGACGACGCGAGCGGCCTCCAACACCTCATCGAGGCGCTGACCGACGAGGACCCTCGCGTCAGGCTCCGCGCGTGTCAGGCCTGCGGGACCTTCGCCGACCCGCGAGCGGTGCCCGGACTGTCGGAGCGGCTCGAAAGCGACGGCGAGTTGAAGGTCCGCCGGTCGGCCGCCAACGCCCTCGCGAACGTCGGCACCGATCAGGCGCTCGCGCCGCTGCTCGGCCTGCTCGAAGAGAGCGACGAGTCGCTCCGGCGAATCGCCGCCGGCGCGCTCGGGAAGGCGAACAACCCGGAACCGGTCGAGCCGCTGGCCCGCGCGCTCGGCGACGAGAGCGCGGTGGTGCGCAACGCCGCGGTGTACTCGATCATCGAACTGCTCTCGAACGTCCCGACCCAGCAGAGCCACGCGGTCCGCGACCGGGTCGTCTCCGAGCTGAAACAGGCCGACGACGAGACCGTCGTCGAACCGCTCGTCGAGATCCTCACCGACGGCCAACAGAACCGCCAGCGCCGGAACGCGGCGTGGATCCTCGGTCGGGTCGCCGAGCCGGACTCGGCGCTCGCCGTCGAGGCGCTCGCCGACGCGCTCGCCGACGAGGATCCGCAGGCCGCACAGTTCGCGGCCACCAGCCTCAAGAGCCTCGGCGGGCCGATAGTCGAGGACCGACTGTTAGACCGACTCGGCACCGAACACCCCGAAGACGCCCGCGCGAAGGCGGTGTTCGTCCTCGGGCAGATCGGCGGCCAGGAGACGCTCAATCGCTTAGAGGAGTTCACCGACGACGACAGCTCCGCGGTCCGGAAGCGGGTGTTCTCGGCGGTTTCGAAGCTCCGGGCGGGGGGACCCTAA